CCAGTCACTGATGCTGACTCAGGACGATGGCATCATGCCTGGTAACAGTATCCTCTCTTTCTCCCATGCCGTCTTTCCATCTATATGTAAAACTACATTATATCTCCATTCAACTCACTTCAAATCAAAGCAAACACTGTTTGACTGTAAATTCCGAGGACAGAATTAATATGTATATCACCTGAAAAAGCAAATATGCAATACATATGTCAGTTCAAGTTAGGAAATATCAACATGtgtaaaatgaaatggaaaataaacaggaaaaacaCTCACCCTCTGCAAGCATAGGAACTCAAAGTATAGCATATTTGTTTGCCTCCAATCGATATGCTGCTGAGTACGTCTGCCTCGATGCCTGCCTTTGCTGCTGTCTACTTTTGGCAGACAGGCCtctaagatgtgtgtgtgtctgtgtgtgtgtctgtgtgtgtgtaattgtgaCATTCTACTCCTCAACCACGTCATGCCGCTCTGCTGCTGCCGCAGTCCGCCTGCAGCTGTGGTCccgcccctttttttttttttttacaattttcctCCAGTAATCACAacctctatctctctctctctctcagtgtAATGGACCTGTTGGCCGTCCTCCCCTCGACTGTCTGTGATGAAATACAAGCCCGGCTAAGGCACAGTGGGGTCGGTCCATTAGttggatgagtgtgtgtgtgtgtgtgtgtgtgtgtgtatatatacgttgTGTGTGGGTAATTAAAACATGTGCACCCACAAAACACCCACACCCATTATTTAGTCATGACTGatattccaaataaaaaaaagatactaaaacataaaaaaaggtCGCCTCTAAATTACTTTGTAAGATGCGCAATTGTGCAATGCGATGCTGagtggccacaacattaggtacacttgcacagcagCGGTGGTGAGTATGCACCTTCCAATCTTAAACTTCTTTCATAATtactttctttcatttttttaaagcgcgtgcacgatcgtgcatcagtcactgacggtATCTGCTTGTTCCGGGTggtggctggtgatataaagtcagttggaaaatagaaaaatacaacaaaatagaaGTGTTTTGATGACATTAacaattaatttaatgttttaattgaatgtattaaattaaattaatttaatttaatttaactgtcATAACTGGGCAACAGCGTCCTAGTGTGTCCTAGTAAATTCCTAATGTACCCCTATTTtatgtgtgaagttggtgattcacgcaaacatgttttccaactgactttatatcaccagcaagAAAAAAgcagatgaagaaaaaaaaaaacatgaccgatgcacgatcgtgcctgctgttatattaaaaacattgtgtattttatgaaacaagtttaagattgcaaggtgcatgcGTCAACACATCGAGAGGGGTGtaacctaatgttgtggccagtcaatgcaggtcgAGCACGATCAGGCATCATTCAATGGCCATAATTGTCATAGGGGGTACTTGAATaataacgaaaaaaaaaaacaaaaaacaacagcaaccccacagtggatgagtggttagcatgtcggccacaAAATCGAGTGCCAGCCCTCATAACATATTGACCGGTATTGACTGGTTGCTTAACTGTGTCTGCTATAAGCTCTGCTACATTAATAACActaaaaaagcaaacatgctaaaaagCAGCCATTTTTCTTATTAATAAACGCATGGCACAATCAAATCATTAGCTAACCCTTAAATACTCACAGTAATGCAGTATCCCTCCTTGTTGGTATAGACGCTCTAAAGGCAGACGCTCACGAGATGATCACATGATGCGTTTCTTTGTTTCTGtgccacacaaaacaggaagtggttcaTGACTGAGAGGGATCATGGGTAGGCGAGAGCAAAACGTCTGCGTGAAGCGTGTGTGCATATGTCTGTGCACGCAAGGGAGGTCATGTCATAGCTAATCTTCTAATGGCCCGTGCCGCCATGCCCCCTACAcgccccacaccccccccccccccccctccttgacAGATGCTGTCGTAACAATGGGACACTTGTGTCACTGTCACCCCCGAGGGACATCTGGAAGGTCGTGTGTGCATATGCACGTGTGTGCACGTCTGTGCGTGTTTGGTCTTCATGAAGGGCCTCGCACATATGTTGCTGGACTGAAGACTGGAGTCACGCTCGAATCTTGAAAAGAacaaagtagccaaaaagtaataacaaaaaaaaattagctatGAATATTACTACTGTTTAATATATCAGGTTTAGCTGTGAGCTGGAGATAAATCTGCATTTCTTATCTCTCCTGTAAaatctacattaaaaaataataataactttgcttctataatgtacatttttagttattttactACTTAACTCGCTATTTATGTCATTCTGTTATGACGTCAGGGTAAACATaaccacgtgacacaaccaggaagtgtaagGAAGGCGGGACCGTCTGATTTCACAAGGCTGGTTCGTGGCTTGAGGAGGAGCCTCCGAACGTCAGGCTACTGGTCTAGTAAaacctacatttaaaaaaatatataactttgcttttataatgtacatttttatttatgttactACTTAACTCGCTATTTATGTCATTCTGTCATGACGTCAGGGTAAACATaaccacgtgacacaaccaggaagtgtaagGAAGGCGGGACCCTCTCAATTCACAAGGCTGGTTCGTGGCTTGAGGAGGAGCCTCCGAACGTCAGGCTACTGGTCTAGTCAaacctacatttaaaaaaatatataactttgcctctataatgtacatttttatttatgttactACTTAACTCGCTATTTATGTCGTTCTGTTATGACGTCAGGGTAAACATaaccacgtgacacaaccaggaagtgtaagGAAGGCGGGACCGTCTGATTTCACAAGGCTGGTTCGTGGCTTGAGGAGGAGCCTCCGAACGTCAGGCTACTGGTCTAGTAAaacctacatttaaaaaaatatataactttgcttctataatgtacatttttagttATGTTACGACTTAACTCGCTATTGATGTCATTCTGTTATGACGTCAGGGTAAACATaaccacgtgacacaaccaggaagtgtaagGAAGGCGGGACCGTCTGAATTCACAAGGCTGGTTcgtggctggaggaggagcctccCAAAGTCTGGCCTTTGTAGACCGGGTAGGCTATTGGTCTAATAAaacccacattaaaaaaaattataactttgcttctataatgtacatttttagttATGTTACTACTTAACTCGCTATTGATGTCGTTATGTTATGACGTCAGAGTAAACATaaccacgtgacacaaccaggaagtgaaggaAGCCGAGACCGTCTCAATTCACAAGGCTGGTTCGTGGCTTGAGGAGGAGCCTCCTAAAGTCTGGCCTTCGTAGACCGGGTAGGCTACTGGTCTAGTAGGATTTAGACCCCGGATTCAGACACAGtcattgtttgtctgtatgtgccctgccaaTGGCTGCCGTCCAATccggggtgtatcccgcctctcacccaaagacagctgtgatagatAGCTCCCTGTGGCGTCAATACAACAAATGaacacaagatggcggcagaGCCTTCCTCAACCACCAGCCCTATAATAGTGCTCATTCAAGCATATCTGACTGACCttttgaaacaaacaaatatcCAAAGGTCACCTGAAGCTGGAATTActggaatctttttttttttttttttttttacagtccaaGAATAAGTTAAGTACATTTCCCCATCCAGTCATTATACCTAATTGTCCACATAGTTCATAGAAAATGTCTTCAGGTTTCTGCCTCATTTTCTCGCCCCTCCCTGAAACACGCAGTCGGAAATTCCTTGTTCCTCTGTGCTCAAGGCAGCCATGACTGAAGCAACAGAGAAGCACCTCCCTCTCAGCGTATTTTGAACAGAGGAAGCGTAGCCAAGGTAATGAACACAACCTAGTGCTGCAATTGCGCCGCTTGACTGATTACTGACCGTTTCTTTACAACTTCTGACTGACAGCAACTACAACTGCAGGTATGTGAGATTTAACATACAAGTACCAACGTAGTATATACTGCATGCCAGTGCATGATAGGTACAcgccctcttcctgctttgcctTTGGTTCAAGTCAGGCCAGGATGTAGCAGCGACgctacctttttgtttttccaaaacGGCAAAGACGTTCAGGAGGAAGTGGGATATCTTTCATGGTTTGGATTATGGATGTGGAAAAACCAGAACGACTGTCCCAAGTGTTATTGTGGTAAACATATTGAGCCAAGAGTAAAAATACAGCCAGGAAGTATTTGTACTACAGTATTTAAACACGCAAGCTTCGCCTCATTTTCCAAGCGTTGGAGTTACTTTTCCATTTCAAACTCATCATGCACAGAAAAACCCACAACCACTTCCACCCGGAGTGAAATTCGAAGGCGTGGAcatttagatatttattttcACTGAAAAAGCCAGGTTAGTAATATTTTAAGATTTTGTTTTATCCTTGTGTGAATTCCAGAAGGATGAATTTAGGAGGAGGAAACCAGTGTGGACGTTGTAAGAAAACAGTCTACTTTGCAGAGGAGGTACTTTGTCATGGTCAGAAATTCCACAAAAGCTGCTTCCTGTGCCGTGAGTAAACGACATCCGACTAATTGGCtaattgtcataaaaatattcaagcatttaTATGCAAAAACAATGTTTGCTTTTTCACGTCTTTGTTCAGTGGTGTGCAGGAAGTGCTTAGACAGCACCACTCTTGCTGTCCATCAGGATGAAATCTACTGCAAGTCATGTTACGGCAAGAAGTACGGACCAAAGGGTTACGGTTATGGCGTGGGGGCGGGGACTCTCAACATGGACAAGGGAGAGGGTCAGGGTATCGCCGCTGAAGAGTGAGTaccacgcaaaaaaaaaaagtctttgtgtcatttcaaacattttaGTCACACATTGTTCCCAGACCCAAGCCTCATCAGCCGACCACCAACCCCAATCCGTCTAAGACTCGAAAATTCGGCGGGTCTGAGAAGTGCCCTCGCTGTGGCAAAGCGGTCTACGCAGCTGAGAAGATCATAGGAGCTGGCAGTGTAAGTAAGAATACACGATAAGAACATTATCACTATCCTAAAATTTTGATGTTTATATGCAGGCATGGCACAAGATCGGTTGTTTCCGATGTGCCGCATGTGGGAAGGGTCTGGAGTCAACCACACTTGCCGACAGGGATGGAGAAATCTACTGCAAAGGTAACGCATTCCTGTCATTCCATGCCATTaattgatgtggtgtgatgtttaaagtgctcctggcCTCTAGGGTGCTATGCTAAAAACTTTGGTCCGAAAGGATACGGATATGGATCTGGGGCCGGAGCCCTGCAACTCACTCAGTAGACGTCCCTGACTCGAGCACAATGACGGATACACGGCCCAGCTACGACATTAGCAAGGTCTGGACCTTCAAATTAAATCTTACACAAGAACTTCCTGAAAATGATGTAGTCGAAATAAGTGTATCCCAATAACAGCATTGTGAGCTAGCTGAAATAAACGTaagattgggaatgatggacaaaattcaaaaattcctGAATTCTAAATTCAAGCCTGTGCTACAATTAGCAAGTATAGTCCGATAGCGTCCTAAATGCTCAACATTAATAAAGtaaagaataaaaatgtttatttgttgcattttttttgataaaaaataaataaatgtatagcAACAAATGTggtatttttcttgttttcttgtgtatACAACTGCTTGTGTTGCTGTTTTCACTCACAACAACGAGTCAATCACACGGATAGTTTGGAGTCGAAATCCTTCCCCGAGCAACCCTTCCTTTTGCTGGGTTGCACACAACGTCGGTCCGGAGACCGAGCATATGAGACCGCGCTAACAAGCGTTTTCACAGCTAGCCATCATGTAAAGTCAGAGCGAAAATGCCTCATATGTGCTGTTAAAGACCAAAAAGTTCACTCGTAAGAAACTCGTATTGCAGAAAagaactgactttatatcaccagcaagaaaaagcagatgaagaaaaaaaaaaacatgaccgatgcacgatcgtgccagCTTTTATGAAgatttatgaaacaagtttaagattgcaaggtgcatacctCAACATATCGAGAGGGGTGTAGTATTTTATGCCGATGCTTGATACCGCCCTTGTGcctcaagtgtacctaatgttgtggccagtgaatGATGCATGATCGTGCTCGACCTGCATTGACTGTCCACAACGTTAGGTTACACCCCTCTCGATATGTTGaggtatgcaccttgcaatcttaaccttgtttcataaaatacacaatgtttttaacatgacagcaggcacgatcgtgcatcggtcatggttttttttttcttcatctgctttttcttgctggtgatataaagtcagttggaaaacatgTTTTGCTTCACACATAAAAAAGGGTACATTGGGAATTTACTAGGACTGGCCACAACGTTAGGTTACACCCCTCTCGATATATGTTGGATATGTTGAGGTCATGCACGATCATGCATCattcactggccacaacattaggtacacttgaggCACAAGGTTACACCCCTCTCGATATGTTGAGGTATGcgccttgcaatcttaaacttgtttataaaataaaatacacaatgttTTGAACATGACagcaggcacgatcgtgcatcggtcatgttttttttttcttcatctgcTTGCTTGCCGGTGATATAAAGTAAATTGGCCCTTTTGAGAAATAtacaccaacttcacacagctcattaaaaataactaaagaaGTCTCAAGAATCACTTACGGTGTAGGCCGGGAGGAAAAGACAGCTTTTCCGGGCATCTGGGAAGCGGCGGGAGGGGGGGAGGATGATGATCTACGACAAGGTGAAGACCATGGAAAATTGTTATTCacactgaataataataaacaatacataaagcaacttctgatcaatacaaatcaatttcagatttaaaataagCTATGATCAACAGTTGTGGTCATGGTATtaacccctggggtactccacagtaatatttaaacttggaGATATGTGTTCTCTAGCTTTACATATTGATTTATGTCTGAAAATGAAAAACTTCCCATGTGCCTTATTAGTTTAGTTTCAGTCACACAATCTTGAACCACCCACGCACCGTGACACATCCGTGGACACTTTGAAGGTTTTACAAATGAGGGCGTGTCCATTCCGTGTGACAGAACAGGTGCAATGAAGCAGACGGGCggagacacacgcacacacacacacgcacacgcacacggaGAGGCGGACTACCACGATGACGAGGAGGCGGGGTGCAGTGCGAGCTCCCCGGGCATGTCCCAACATATCCAGGCATAGCGGCGATGCGAGCATGGGACACACATGGTTGACAACACGGAGGATGTGTATATGACTTTGTCTCAGTGCTGGTCCACACCGCGGCGTGTCTCCATGTCTCTACCGG
This window of the Doryrhamphus excisus isolate RoL2022-K1 chromosome 10, RoL_Dexc_1.0, whole genome shotgun sequence genome carries:
- the LOC131136664 gene encoding cysteine and glycine-rich protein 1-like, whose translation is MNLGGGNQCGRCKKTVYFAEEVLCHGQKFHKSCFLCLVCRKCLDSTTLAVHQDEIYCKSCYGKKYGPKGYGYGVGAGTLNMDKGEGQGIAAEEPKPHQPTTNPNPSKTRKFGGSEKCPRCGKAVYAAEKIIGAGSAWHKIGCFRCAACGKGLESTTLADRDGEIYCKGCYAKNFGPKGYGYGSGAGALQLTQ